The nucleotide sequence CACGAGCACGTATCTCCGTGGTGCCCTCCGGAGTTGACTTGAACCTGTTCACGCCTGACACCGAACCGTCTGATGGTGCGAAAGACTGGGCAAACCAGCCGAGCTCACGAGTGAAACGAATTGTTTCGGTTGGAAGATTGGTGCCGCGCAAAGGGTTCGACACCGCCATCCGGGCTGTCGCCGCATTGCCTGATGTTGAACTCATCATTGCTGGAGGGCCGGCCACCGAGTTTCTGGTCGAGGACCACGAGGCGCAGCGGCTCAGAACACTCGCAGACGACCTGGGCGTCGCTGATCGAGTACATCTAGTTGGACACGTGCCGCGTGAGTACATGCCGAGCCTGTTGCGTTCCGCCGACGTTGTCCTCTGCACACCATGGTACGAACCGTTTGGAATGGTGACCCTGGAAGCGATGGCGTGCGCAGTGCCAGTAGTCGCACATGCGGTTGGCGGCATTCTCGACACGATCGTCGACGGGGTGACGGGAATGCTGGTGCCCCCCGAACGACCGCGGTTGCTGGTCAACGCTCTTCGCGAAATCCTCAGCCACCCGTCGGTGATGGAAGGATGGGGTATTGCTGGTCGGGACCGCGCCGTGGCGCGGTATTCGTGGGAACAGGTCGCGCAAGAGACTGAGCGCGCGTACTCCCGCTCCATTCCGGTTCCGAGGGGAGCGCTTAGCCGTTCATCGGCACGCTGATTTTTTCTGGTTTGTGGGGTTTGCCTGATCTGACGCCGGGTAGGCAGAAAGTAGGCGCGGGCCAGAAAGCCCGTGCCATCCAATAGAAAGGAACGTTCATGTCTGACTTCTCTGATGAGATCAAGCACAAGGCCGAGGAACTGAAGGGCCGGACGAAGGAAACTGCTGGTGAAGCGACTGATGATGATCAGTTGAAGAACGAAGGTGCTGGCGACAAGGTCTCGGGGAAGGCGAAGCAGGCCAAAGACAAAGCTACCGACGCAGCGAAGAAGGCAAAGGACGCCATTACTCCCGACAACTAGGCGTCCAGACCGATCCGGTCAGATCAACACATCCGGAGGGGGTTGAGATGAGAAAGAAGGGCACAAAGAAGGGTCTGCTGGCGGCAGCTTGTGCGCTGCCGCTGGCACTCGGCGTCGCCGCGTGTGGCGATGACGATGTGACGACTGATGACGGTCTCAACGGAGACCAGCTCGGCGAGACGTGGGATGACGCGCAAGAAGAAGTCGAGGGGATCTGGACAACCGGTGGTGATACGAGCTGCTCGGACTTCATTGAACAAGATGAGGATGAGCAGTTAGAAACGGTCACTGCCTATCTCGAGGACGACCTTGACCGGTCGGTCGAACCGAATGATCCCGAGGTGAACGAGACGACAACGCGTCTTCTGGAGGTGTGCGTGGATCCGGCCGAAGCGGACACCGCGATCCGCGATGCGGACACCGGGGGAATGTGACTATGACTTTCCTGAAACCGGAAAAAGGTAAGCATCCGGAGGTCAACAATTCGTGACGGCGGCGAAGAGATGATGATCCCGGCAGGCGCCGCGATCATCATCTTCGCGGCGGCCTTCCACCGCGACGAAGGAAAGTTTCCGTTCGCGGACCGGTTCGAACCGGAAATATGGCTCGACGGCCGTGCACACAAGGAGCCTTCCCTGGTTCCTTTCAGCGGGGGCCCAGCTGAGTGCCCAGGCAAGAATGTCGTGTTGCTCACAACAACCACTTTGCTTGCTATAACAACTTCGGGATCGAGCTCGCGGTCAGCTGATGGAACGTTTTGTTAACTGGTCAGGAAGCCTCGCGTTCGACGCCGAACGCCTTCGACAGCCCACTTCTGAGCAGGAAGTCATCGACATCGTTCATGAGGCACTTGATCGGGGCGGTTCCGTACGGCCAGTGGGGTCGGGTCATTCTTCGACGCCACTGGCTGAGACCGGGGACACGCTGATCTCATTCGGCCGAATGGCGGGGCTCGTTGGTGCCGACAAGAGCAACGGCCGAGCCACATTGCTGCCTGGAACCGGTCTTGCGGAGGCCGGTTCTGCACTGGCCGAGCACGGACTTGCCATGGAGAATCTGGGCGACGTTGATTACCAGTCCCTTGCGGGGGCGATGGGTACCGGGACGCACGGGACAGGCAGGGAACTAGGCAACCTGTCCTCGACGCTCGTTGGCGGAACGCTGGTAACAGGGACCGGGGCAGTAGTGCGTTTTGGCGAACAGGCCGACAGTGCACAGGGGCAGACGCTGCTCCGGGCGGCGCAATTGGCGCTTGGCGCCCTGGGGGTGCTCACCTCGCTGACCTTGCGTGTCCAGCCCGCATTTGACCTACACCGCCAGAACTGGATGACCCACATTGATTGGGTTCTGGGCCACTTCGAAGAACTGTCTCAGACATGCCGCCATGTGGATTTCTACTGGTACCCGCGCAGCGATCGCGCACAAGTTCGCGTTCTCACACTGCCGGGGGACGAACCAGCGATCTCCCCACCCGGCTATCTCAAGAAGGACGAGCGCGGTCCCTCATACGAGGTCATCCCCAACTTTAGAGATCTGAAGTTTGACGAAATGGAATACATGCTGCCGCTTGAGCACGGGCTAGAAGCTTTTCGGCGTGTGCGCGAGCGGGTGAAGGATCGGCATCGGGACAAGGTGGGGTGGCGAGTTCTCGTTCGTACCGTCGCACCGGATGATGCGATGTTGTCGAATATCAGGCAGCCGACGATGACGATTGCGCTGCTCCAGAATGCGAGTCTTGACCACGAGCCCTACTTCCGGGACATGGAGGCGCTGTTCCTCGATTGGGGCGGGCGGCCCCATTGGGGGAAGAAGCATTACCGAACGGCGCCGGATCTACGGAGGATGTATCCGGATTGGGATGCCTTCCTCACACTGCGGGAGAAGTGCGACCCGGAAGGGGTCTTTTTGAATGACTACCTCACCGAGATCTTCGGACTGCAGGGGGCGCCGTGACAAATTCTCCAATCGGCCACCGTCGGTGGGCATTCACCGCCGGGAACATCCCGGCGCGCGGGAGCGGTCCTGAACCAGAATTCACTAGCCGCGATGAGCTGTGCATTCTGAATGCGGGTTCCGCGGACGCATGCGCCGCGGTGACGGTCTATTTCGCTGACCGTGACCCAGTTGGTGTGTACCGGATCATGGTGCCGGCTGCCCGCGTTCGTCACGTACGGATCAACGACCTGATCGAGCCGGAAGCGGTACCGCTCACTGTGCCCTACGCGATGGTCGTCACGTGCGGAGCACCTATCGTTGTTCAGGTACGTCGGCTCGATACCAGGCAGTCTGCGCTGGCGCTGACAGTAGACTCCGGTATGCCTGGGTGAAGCATGAAGGAACGAGCGGCGGTCAATCTGCGGAAGCACGCTCCGCTGCTTCTTCTTTCGGCCACGTCCGCCGGCCTCGCCTACCTCATCGCCGCCTTTGCCTTCGGTGAAGAGGGCGCCTTTTTCGCGCCGATCGCCGCAGTCATCTGCACCGGATTGACGGTAGGGCAGCGGCGTCGTCGTGCTGCGGAGATCGCGCTTGGAGTCTTGCTCGGCGGGGCCGCTGCAGACGTGCTAGTGCGTGTAGCTGGTGCGGGTGCTTGGCAATTAGCCGTGGCAGTGCTGGTGGCGGTGACGATCGCGGTCGCGATCAGGCCGAGCGGCTTGCTCGTGAATCAGGCTGCGGTCGCCGCTGTTGTGGTTATTGCTGTCGGCCCGATACTGGACGTTTCGCCGTGGATCAGGCTAGCCGACGCCGTCATCGGCGGGTGCGTTGCGCTGCTGCTCACCGCGATCTATCCGGGAAACCCCGTCAACGGGGTCCTCGACAGCGCGCGGAACTACGTGACCCGTCACGCTGCCATCGTGAACGAAGCGGCGGCGGCCATCGACCATCAGTCCCTGTCGCGCGCGGACCAGGCTATCGAGCAGTTGGGCGAACTGAAGGAAGCAACCTCGGCGCTCGATGACTCCGTTTCGGCCACGCGTGAACGTCTGGCTGGTGTCGGTCTGCTTCAGCGGCGCGGCCAGCGCGAAAGCACCAGGCACGTGTTAGCGCGCGCCGAAAGCCTGGTCATGAGCGCGGATGCGACTTCTGCGACCTGCCGTGGCATGTGCCGGGCGGCCTCCAACGCGGTCCGTCATCCTCGAGCTATCGACGACGTCGAGTTATCATCGGCGCTTTTCCGCCTGGCTCGGGTAATCTGCCTGATTCCGGACTGGGTAGCAGGGGCTCTGCCGGCAAGTGAACTTCGGGCGGACGCGCTGAAGGCGGCGGTCAAGGCGTCGGTCCGGGACGAGAAAGCCGGACCACGGCACACTCGCACGGTGCTGATCATGCAGATACGGTCAGCAGTGGTGGATCTGCTGCAACTCACCGGCTTGCCTCGTCCGGAGGCAGTGTCGCAGCTTGAAGCTGCCGCAGGCGAAACTGATGAACTAATTCTCTGAATCCGGTGTCACGCAGCGAACTGGGGCAGAACATGTTCGCCGAAGACGTCGATGAAGCGTGCCTGCTTCTGCCCCACATGGTGAAGATAGATTTCGTCGAAACCGAGTTCTGCATACTGCCGGATCCACTCTGCGTGACGTCCGAGATCCGGCGAGATATTGACGCTTTGCTCAAGAGTGTGGTCGGAGACGTATTTGGATCGTTCCTCAAATTGCTCAGGTGCAGAAAGCTCCGCCATCTCCGGCGGGTCAAGGACGTTGGTGCGCCACTGATCGTGTGCGATATGCCAGGCTTCCTCAGCGGTTTCTGCCCAGCTCAAATGGACCTGCAATACTGCTCTGCCCGACGGGTTGCGCTCCCGAAAAGCCTCTAACACGCCCTTGAGGCCGTCAAGCGGCTGGTTGACGGTGATGAGCCCGTCAACCAGGGGTGCGAAGCGATGGGCCGTTTCGGGAGTGAGCGCGGGAATTAAGACTGGTACGGGCGTACCAGGGAGGTCCCAAAGCCGAGCTTCCGACGTCCGGATGTGGCGGTGATGGGTCACGGTTTCACCGCGCATTAGACGACCGATGATGTCGATCGCTTCTTCGAGAACGACCTGCCTTACTTCCTTGGGTGGCCAGGGCTGGCCTGTGACTCGTTCATTGAGGTGCTCACCGCTGCCTGGCGCGAACCAGAAGCGTCCCGGAAACATCGTGCCCAGCGTTGCCGCGGCGTGGGCAAGTACCACGGGGTGGTAGCGGTAACCGGGCACGGTGACGACCCCCATCGGAAAACGGGTCGCTCCGAGAGCTGCTCCCAGCCAGGACCAGGCGAACCCGGAATGCCCCTGGGCGTGGGACCACGGCTCGATGTGATCTGAGCACATCGCCGCGTCGAATCCTGCCGCTTCGGCGCGCTGAACATCATCGAGCAGCTGCTGCGGGCTGATCTGTTCGTGTGACGCGTGGAAGCCTATGCGGCTCAATGTTGACTCCCTTCAGTACTTTTCGATGAGCGTCAATGCGGCTGTCATGAGTGCAAGATGGCTGAGGCCCTGCGGAAGGTTGCCGAGGAAGCGATTGTCTTCCGGATGAATCATCTCCGCGTAAAGCCCCACGTCATTAGCGAGGGGGACTAACTGCGCCATAAGTCGCTCCGCTTCGGCCTTGCGGCCGACTTCCGCGAGGGCCGCAACCATCCAGAAGCTGCACGCGACGAACGCGCCCTCTTCCCGTTGCATCCCTGTGTAGCGGTAGATGAGCGGGCCATCGCCGAGCTCTTGCTGGACGGCGTCGATCGTTGTCGACATGCGCTCACTGCGGTCAAACCCGCTCATCGCGTGGATGAGAACGGATGCGTCGAGGGTGTTGCTGCCTGCGTACCACACATAGCTTTGACGCTCGTGTGACCAGCAATTCTGGAGAATCCACTGTTTGATGCGGTCGCGTTCGGTTTGCCAGCGTGCGGCCTCCCCTTCGATCTGCCCCGCTTCTGCAAGCCGCACAGCGCATTCGAGCGCGTGCCAGCAGCCCATTTTGGAGCTTGTGTAGTGACGAGCCTCGGTCAGCTCCCAGATGCCTGCGTCTCGCTGGTGCCAGACGTCGCAAGTCCGGTCAGCGATATCGGCAAGGAGACGTGCAGTCGGCTGGTCGATGACGTTGCCGCCCTCGAGATAGAGATCAATCATGTCGAACAAGTCGCCGTAGACGCCGAGTTGCAGCTGACCACCCACGCGGTTGCCTTCGATGACCGGGCCGATGCCCCGCCACCCGGGAGCGTCGACCTCGTGCTCAGAGTGCGGGAGCTCGCCAGCGAGGGTCGAAAAGACTTCTGGATCAGGACCTTGCTTGCGAATCATCCTGAGCAGCCAGCTCACTGCGCTATGAACTTCTTCACGTTCCCCAAAACGAATTAGGGCGTGGAGCGTGTATGCGGCGTCGCGTATCCATGCGAACCTGTAGTCCCAGTTTTTTCCGCCGCTCGGATCTTCGGGCAAGGAAGTGGTCGCGGCGGCGGCGATCGCGCCGGAGTGGCTATGCGTCAGGACCTTGAGGGCGAGCGCACTGCGCAGGACTTCCCCCGACCAGGGCCCGTCATAGTGGAGCTCTGACGACCAGCTTTTCCAATAGCTGACAGTTCTCTCGATACCGTCGAGAATGTGTTCCGGGTCGGGGCAGGGGAGAGGTTCGTGCCTGGTGGATATCAGCGCGATGAGTCTGTGTTTTCCCGCCTCAACAGTGATGGTTCCGCTCACCGTGCGGTCGCTGAAGTTCAGCTCTTCGCCCGCGCACCCGATCACCCCCAGCGTCACATCGCCGACGCGAAGGAGCGGGCACTGCCGCGTACTATCCGCCCACGGCGATACCCGGTTGAGCCGGGTGCCGGGCGCCACGCGCCAATGCAGTTCCATAGTGCCTTCGAGTCCATCAATGCGGCGCGCGAACTCTCCCCACGGCAGGCGTCCGCTCTTGCCTGTGTTCAGGGAGTCGGTGACTCGGACTTTGCCTGTGCCGGTCTGGTACGTGGTCTGTAGAACGTTCGTGCCGGGAATGTACTCCCGGGTTGCCGAGTGCGCCTGCGCCGGGTGCAGCTCGAAGCAGCC is from Hoyosella subflava DQS3-9A1 and encodes:
- a CDS encoding cytochrome P450, with translation MIPAGAAIIIFAAAFHRDEGKFPFADRFEPEIWLDGRAHKEPSLVPFSGGPAECPGKNVVLLTTTTLLAITTSGSSSRSADGTFC
- a CDS encoding sensory rhodopsin transducer, whose translation is MTNSPIGHRRWAFTAGNIPARGSGPEPEFTSRDELCILNAGSADACAAVTVYFADRDPVGVYRIMVPAARVRHVRINDLIEPEAVPLTVPYAMVVTCGAPIVVQVRRLDTRQSALALTVDSGMPG
- a CDS encoding TIGR03885 family FMN-dependent LLM class oxidoreductase is translated as MSRIGFHASHEQISPQQLLDDVQRAEAAGFDAAMCSDHIEPWSHAQGHSGFAWSWLGAALGATRFPMGVVTVPGYRYHPVVLAHAAATLGTMFPGRFWFAPGSGEHLNERVTGQPWPPKEVRQVVLEEAIDIIGRLMRGETVTHHRHIRTSEARLWDLPGTPVPVLIPALTPETAHRFAPLVDGLITVNQPLDGLKGVLEAFRERNPSGRAVLQVHLSWAETAEEAWHIAHDQWRTNVLDPPEMAELSAPEQFEERSKYVSDHTLEQSVNISPDLGRHAEWIRQYAELGFDEIYLHHVGQKQARFIDVFGEHVLPQFAA
- a CDS encoding D-arabinono-1,4-lactone oxidase; translated protein: MERFVNWSGSLAFDAERLRQPTSEQEVIDIVHEALDRGGSVRPVGSGHSSTPLAETGDTLISFGRMAGLVGADKSNGRATLLPGTGLAEAGSALAEHGLAMENLGDVDYQSLAGAMGTGTHGTGRELGNLSSTLVGGTLVTGTGAVVRFGEQADSAQGQTLLRAAQLALGALGVLTSLTLRVQPAFDLHRQNWMTHIDWVLGHFEELSQTCRHVDFYWYPRSDRAQVRVLTLPGDEPAISPPGYLKKDERGPSYEVIPNFRDLKFDEMEYMLPLEHGLEAFRRVRERVKDRHRDKVGWRVLVRTVAPDDAMLSNIRQPTMTIALLQNASLDHEPYFRDMEALFLDWGGRPHWGKKHYRTAPDLRRMYPDWDAFLTLREKCDPEGVFLNDYLTEIFGLQGAP
- a CDS encoding glycosyltransferase gives rise to the protein MRIAMVSEHASPLATPGTVDTGGQSVHVAELSAALSRRGHEIAVYTRREDPDVPERVRTDAGYEVVHVPAGPPRKVSKDEILPHMTDFARYLRQDWELRSPDIAHAHFWMSGIATQLAARALGTPTVQTFHALGAVKRRFQGAADTSPEDRIRTERVVAKAASRIIATSSDEAFELARMGTPRARISVVPSGVDLNLFTPDTEPSDGAKDWANQPSSRVKRIVSVGRLVPRKGFDTAIRAVAALPDVELIIAGGPATEFLVEDHEAQRLRTLADDLGVADRVHLVGHVPREYMPSLLRSADVVLCTPWYEPFGMVTLEAMACAVPVVAHAVGGILDTIVDGVTGMLVPPERPRLLVNALREILSHPSVMEGWGIAGRDRAVARYSWEQVAQETERAYSRSIPVPRGALSRSSAR
- a CDS encoding CsbD family protein — translated: MSDFSDEIKHKAEELKGRTKETAGEATDDDQLKNEGAGDKVSGKAKQAKDKATDAAKKAKDAITPDN
- a CDS encoding glycoside hydrolase family 15 protein, translating into MQDHASPAIGISDLPAREEGYVDLRSYAAIGDGRTVALIAHDGSVDWYPMPNLDSPPVFARLLDSENGGCFELHPAQAHSATREYIPGTNVLQTTYQTGTGKVRVTDSLNTGKSGRLPWGEFARRIDGLEGTMELHWRVAPGTRLNRVSPWADSTRQCPLLRVGDVTLGVIGCAGEELNFSDRTVSGTITVEAGKHRLIALISTRHEPLPCPDPEHILDGIERTVSYWKSWSSELHYDGPWSGEVLRSALALKVLTHSHSGAIAAAATTSLPEDPSGGKNWDYRFAWIRDAAYTLHALIRFGEREEVHSAVSWLLRMIRKQGPDPEVFSTLAGELPHSEHEVDAPGWRGIGPVIEGNRVGGQLQLGVYGDLFDMIDLYLEGGNVIDQPTARLLADIADRTCDVWHQRDAGIWELTEARHYTSSKMGCWHALECAVRLAEAGQIEGEAARWQTERDRIKQWILQNCWSHERQSYVWYAGSNTLDASVLIHAMSGFDRSERMSTTIDAVQQELGDGPLIYRYTGMQREEGAFVACSFWMVAALAEVGRKAEAERLMAQLVPLANDVGLYAEMIHPEDNRFLGNLPQGLSHLALMTAALTLIEKY
- a CDS encoding FUSC family protein — encoded protein: MKERAAVNLRKHAPLLLLSATSAGLAYLIAAFAFGEEGAFFAPIAAVICTGLTVGQRRRRAAEIALGVLLGGAAADVLVRVAGAGAWQLAVAVLVAVTIAVAIRPSGLLVNQAAVAAVVVIAVGPILDVSPWIRLADAVIGGCVALLLTAIYPGNPVNGVLDSARNYVTRHAAIVNEAAAAIDHQSLSRADQAIEQLGELKEATSALDDSVSATRERLAGVGLLQRRGQRESTRHVLARAESLVMSADATSATCRGMCRAASNAVRHPRAIDDVELSSALFRLARVICLIPDWVAGALPASELRADALKAAVKASVRDEKAGPRHTRTVLIMQIRSAVVDLLQLTGLPRPEAVSQLEAAAGETDELIL